One Nostoc punctiforme PCC 73102 DNA window includes the following coding sequences:
- a CDS encoding YlxR family protein translates to MKPNYRRCISCRKVGSKDEFWRIVRVFPSGKVQLDRGMGRSAYICPQTSCLQAAQKKNRLGRSLHASVPETLYQSLSQRLASSNTQNQI, encoded by the coding sequence ATGAAACCAAATTATCGGCGCTGTATTAGTTGCCGGAAAGTAGGCTCAAAAGATGAGTTTTGGCGGATTGTCCGCGTCTTTCCATCGGGAAAGGTACAATTAGATCGGGGCATGGGGCGTTCTGCCTACATTTGTCCGCAAACGAGTTGCTTACAAGCGGCTCAAAAAAAAAATCGACTAGGGCGATCGCTACATGCATCAGTGCCAGAAACACTGTACCAAAGCTTGTCGCAACGTCTAGCCAGCAGCAATACCCAAAACCAAATTTAA
- a CDS encoding serine/threonine-protein kinase, whose amino-acid sequence MVWNAGKSLFGGRYIIESQLGEGGLGITYLARNQRNQLRVIKTLKEEILNHPAWILHRNKLRQDFRDEAVRLAVCHHPHIVEIETIFDDGNLPCMVMEYIEGEDLGQYLRRVGVLSEAEALLYIRQIGDALTLIHSKGLLHRDLKPRNIMIRIDKSEAVLIDFGIAREFIPNVIQRHTVYRTPGFAPPEQYESEAPRGEYIDIYALAATLYNLLTAVIPTSADDRRHNINLEPPQYFNPNISNRVNQAIMCGMDLESTYRPQSVQEWLDLLGPENEKKIAPATSTLVITPRVKLPPPVVLDQQNWQCLQTLRGHSSMVHAIAISPDGQFIASGSNDHTIKLWQLGTGKLVRQMGRWSSGHSSMVNSVAFSPISAKLSYQGESGKSTGSADLNWGMLASGSWDNTIKLWDINTGKEIRTLTGHTNWVNSVAFSPDGKFLVSGSADCTIKLWQVNTGIEIQTLTGHSDSVSSIAYSPRTATTTNSQDRQLVASGSNDYTIKLWQVYTGRNIYTLTGHSFFINCIAFSHDAEMIASGSGDNTIKLWHVNTGKEIRTLIGHSDSVWSVAFSQDRQFLASASWDNTIKLWHLHSGREISTLTGHSSYVRCVAFSPDGQTLVSGSDDDTIKIWRRGR is encoded by the coding sequence ATGGTGTGGAATGCAGGAAAGTCTTTATTCGGGGGACGCTACATTATCGAAAGCCAACTAGGTGAAGGCGGACTTGGCATTACTTATCTTGCCAGAAATCAACGGAATCAACTGCGAGTGATTAAAACCCTTAAAGAAGAAATCCTGAACCACCCCGCCTGGATACTCCACCGAAACAAGTTACGGCAAGACTTTCGTGATGAAGCAGTTAGGCTGGCTGTGTGTCACCATCCCCATATAGTAGAAATAGAAACCATCTTCGATGATGGAAATTTGCCCTGCATGGTGATGGAATACATCGAAGGCGAAGACTTAGGACAGTATCTCAGACGGGTTGGAGTGCTATCAGAAGCAGAAGCGCTGCTCTACATCAGACAAATTGGCGACGCTTTGACACTAATCCATTCTAAAGGATTGCTGCATCGGGATCTCAAACCACGCAACATTATGATCCGCATTGATAAATCAGAAGCAGTGCTGATAGACTTTGGCATCGCTAGAGAATTTATTCCTAATGTAATTCAAAGACATACAGTGTATCGTACTCCTGGTTTTGCCCCGCCTGAGCAGTATGAATCAGAAGCGCCACGAGGAGAGTACATTGATATCTATGCTTTAGCTGCTACTCTGTATAATTTGCTTACCGCAGTGATACCGACAAGTGCAGATGATAGACGGCACAATATTAATTTAGAACCACCACAATATTTTAATCCCAACATCAGCAATAGGGTAAATCAAGCTATTATGTGCGGCATGGATTTGGAGTCAACCTATCGTCCCCAATCTGTGCAGGAGTGGTTGGATTTATTGGGCCCTGAAAACGAGAAAAAGATAGCACCAGCAACATCCACCTTAGTGATAACGCCCAGAGTAAAATTACCTCCACCTGTTGTATTAGACCAGCAAAACTGGCAATGCTTACAGACCCTCAGAGGTCATTCTAGTATGGTTCATGCGATCGCTATTAGTCCAGATGGGCAATTCATTGCTAGTGGCAGTAATGACCATACTATTAAACTTTGGCAACTGGGTACTGGCAAACTAGTGCGTCAAATGGGTCGTTGGTCTTCTGGTCATTCTAGTATGGTTAATTCCGTCGCCTTTAGCCCAATCTCAGCAAAGCTTTCTTATCAAGGAGAGTCAGGCAAATCTACCGGAAGCGCAGATTTGAACTGGGGAATGTTGGCTAGCGGTAGTTGGGATAATACGATCAAATTGTGGGATATAAACACCGGAAAAGAAATTCGCACTCTCACTGGTCATACTAACTGGGTGAATTCTGTTGCCTTCAGTCCAGATGGCAAGTTTCTTGTTAGTGGCAGTGCTGACTGCACAATTAAACTATGGCAAGTAAACACTGGTATAGAAATTCAAACTCTCACTGGCCATTCCGACTCAGTTTCATCAATTGCCTATTCTCCAAGAACGGCGACAACGACGAACAGCCAGGATAGACAGCTTGTCGCTAGTGGCAGTAATGACTACACTATCAAACTGTGGCAAGTATACACGGGCAGAAACATCTACACACTTACAGGTCATTCCTTCTTCATCAACTGTATAGCCTTCAGCCACGATGCAGAAATGATTGCTAGTGGCAGTGGTGACAACACAATTAAATTGTGGCATGTAAACACAGGCAAAGAAATTCGCACTCTCATTGGTCATTCTGATTCAGTTTGGTCAGTTGCCTTTAGCCAGGATAGGCAATTTCTCGCTAGTGCCAGTTGGGACAACACTATCAAACTGTGGCATTTACACAGTGGTAGAGAAATTAGCACACTTACAGGACATTCCAGCTATGTTCGATGTGTCGCTTTCAGTCCTGATGGTCAAACCCTAGTGAGCGGTAGTGATGACGATACTATCAAGATTTGGCGACGGGGGAGATGA
- a CDS encoding SDH family Clp fold serine proteinase, with protein sequence MGFGIGDLFWIFLLLTSLQPLWQKRQIEYRRLRALQEFQQERKSRVILLIHRQESISFLGIPISRYITIEDSEQILRAIRLTPPDVPIDLILHTPGGLVLATEQIARALIRHQAKVTVFVPHYAMSGGTMLALASDEIIMDANAVLGPVDPQLGNYPAASILKVIEDKPISEIDDQTLIMADLSRKAIGQVQRFVRTLLKDSIPKQKVLPENIESIIEALTTGRVTHDYPITIEEATEMGLPVTVGLPHSIYDLMDLYPQAQGGRPSVQYIPMPYNDPRPILPIPKGRPLEEPNQMT encoded by the coding sequence ATGGGCTTTGGTATTGGTGATTTATTCTGGATTTTTCTCCTTTTAACTTCTTTGCAACCCCTTTGGCAAAAACGTCAAATAGAATATCGCCGCTTGCGTGCTTTACAAGAATTCCAACAAGAACGCAAAAGTCGGGTGATTTTGTTGATTCACCGCCAAGAGTCTATTAGCTTTCTGGGAATTCCCATATCTCGCTACATTACTATCGAAGACTCAGAACAAATATTACGAGCTATTCGCCTCACACCCCCAGATGTGCCAATTGACTTAATTTTGCACACTCCTGGTGGTTTAGTTTTGGCAACAGAACAAATTGCTAGAGCATTAATTCGCCATCAGGCAAAAGTCACAGTCTTTGTCCCGCACTACGCGATGAGTGGCGGTACAATGCTTGCCCTGGCCTCTGATGAAATTATTATGGATGCTAACGCTGTTTTGGGGCCAGTTGATCCCCAATTGGGTAATTACCCCGCAGCAAGTATCCTAAAAGTAATTGAAGATAAACCCATCAGTGAGATTGACGATCAAACTTTAATTATGGCCGACCTCTCACGCAAAGCAATTGGGCAGGTACAGAGGTTTGTACGAACTTTGCTTAAAGACAGTATACCCAAACAAAAAGTTCTACCAGAAAATATTGAATCGATTATCGAAGCCTTGACAACCGGGCGCGTCACCCACGATTATCCCATAACTATTGAAGAAGCAACAGAAATGGGGCTGCCCGTAACTGTCGGACTGCCCCATTCTATTTATGATCTCATGGACTTGTACCCACAGGCGCAAGGAGGGCGACCCAGCGTGCAGTACATTCCTATGCCTTACAATGACCCCCGTCCAATTCTACCTATACCCAAGGGTAGACCCTTAGAAGAACCAAATCAGATGACTTGA
- a CDS encoding serine/threonine-protein kinase, with the protein MSQSHTTRPEIAAGTLIDNRYIIQKLLGQGGLGRTYLAFDTRRFNEACVLKEFAPIGTGESGLEQYRNLFKREAKILHQLQHPQIPKFLACFEGDGRLFLVQEYVDGKTYSRLLGELQRQGRNFSEDEVIQWLKNLLPVLEYVHQHNIIHRDISPDNIMLPDGKHLPVLIDFGVGKQIADMNEGRNSNHQVTFVGKMSLVGKVGYAPREQISLGLCSASSDLYALGVTAIVLLTGRDPSLLMDQYSLEWNWRYYTYVSDEFAQVLDCMLADRPNKRYQTAREVIKDLERIGEPEVAMSPPAILDDLPATVFNPEFQAMSAISQSYNQPGETIFSPPSLPANAQTGRIEQQQPSLQPGFIKHCQQELAYHIGPMANLIIEEILDENPYISPDQFVELIANQIPNFQAAFEFKKSLFS; encoded by the coding sequence ATGTCACAGTCCCATACCACAAGACCAGAAATAGCTGCTGGAACTCTAATTGATAACCGCTATATTATCCAAAAACTTCTGGGACAGGGAGGATTGGGGCGAACTTACTTGGCATTTGACACTCGGCGGTTTAATGAAGCTTGTGTACTCAAGGAGTTTGCACCCATTGGCACAGGGGAAAGTGGACTGGAACAATATCGCAACTTATTTAAAAGAGAGGCAAAAATCCTTCATCAATTACAACACCCTCAAATTCCCAAGTTTTTAGCTTGCTTTGAAGGAGATGGTCGGTTATTCCTAGTACAAGAGTATGTTGACGGCAAAACATATTCTAGGCTGCTGGGAGAACTTCAACGTCAAGGAAGAAACTTTTCTGAAGACGAGGTTATCCAGTGGCTAAAGAATCTACTACCTGTTTTGGAATATGTTCACCAGCACAACATCATCCATCGAGATATTTCTCCTGACAACATCATGTTACCTGATGGCAAGCATCTGCCAGTACTGATTGATTTCGGTGTAGGGAAGCAAATTGCTGACATGAACGAGGGGAGAAATTCTAATCACCAAGTAACATTTGTTGGCAAAATGTCCCTTGTAGGCAAAGTGGGATATGCACCCCGCGAACAGATTAGCCTAGGTTTATGCTCCGCTTCTAGCGACCTATACGCCTTGGGGGTAACAGCTATTGTACTACTCACAGGTAGAGATCCATCTTTACTAATGGATCAGTACTCACTGGAATGGAACTGGCGTTATTATACTTACGTTAGTGATGAGTTCGCTCAAGTACTTGATTGCATGTTGGCAGATAGACCCAACAAGCGATACCAGACAGCCAGGGAAGTTATCAAAGATTTAGAGCGGATTGGAGAACCAGAAGTAGCAATGTCTCCTCCAGCCATACTTGATGATTTGCCTGCTACGGTATTTAATCCTGAATTTCAGGCTATGTCAGCAATATCGCAGTCATACAACCAACCTGGAGAAACAATTTTTAGTCCACCTAGTTTACCTGCTAATGCACAAACTGGGCGAATTGAACAACAACAACCTTCACTTCAACCAGGATTTATTAAACATTGCCAACAAGAATTAGCCTACCACATCGGGCCAATGGCAAATCTGATTATAGAAGAAATATTAGATGAGAATCCTTACATTTCACCTGACCAATTTGTTGAACTTATAGCCAACCAAATTCCTAACTTTCAAGCAGCTTTTGAATTCAAAAAAAGCTTATTTTCATAG
- a CDS encoding c-type heme family protein, protein MLKNLNLKQKFTILLLVILTFGLSLSGFALSSLLRENAKQDISSTGLILIQTMSSVRKYTSTQVNPELVDKLATEFLPQTVPGYSAREVFEILRKTTEYRDFFYKEATLNPTNLRDKADGFETEIVERFRNKSDLKEVSGFRSIPSGDIFYIARPLKVSEESCLKCHSVPEAAPQSMITLYGTANGFGWKLNEIVGAQIISVPAKNVISKANQSSLLIILIVSTIFIATILLVNLFLNRQVVVPLKRMTRIAEEVSTGHMEVEFEQMSNDEIGNLAKAFKRMQLSLEMAMKRIKRTQGGTGD, encoded by the coding sequence ATGCTAAAAAATCTGAATCTGAAACAAAAGTTTACAATTTTGCTATTGGTAATTCTGACATTCGGTTTGAGCTTGAGTGGATTTGCTCTTTCTTCTTTGCTTAGGGAGAATGCTAAACAAGATATTAGCTCTACCGGTCTCATCCTCATCCAAACAATGAGTTCTGTCCGTAAATACACCAGTACCCAAGTGAATCCAGAGCTAGTTGATAAATTGGCTACTGAGTTTTTGCCGCAAACCGTACCTGGATACTCAGCACGGGAGGTATTTGAGATTTTACGGAAAACAACAGAATATCGTGATTTCTTTTATAAAGAAGCAACTCTCAATCCCACAAATCTGCGAGATAAGGCTGACGGTTTTGAGACAGAAATTGTCGAAAGGTTCAGAAATAAATCGGATCTTAAAGAAGTGAGTGGATTTCGCTCAATTCCTAGTGGGGATATTTTTTATATTGCTCGTCCCTTAAAAGTTTCTGAAGAAAGTTGTCTGAAGTGTCATAGCGTACCAGAGGCTGCTCCTCAAAGTATGATTACTCTTTATGGCACAGCTAATGGATTTGGGTGGAAGCTGAATGAGATTGTCGGCGCTCAAATTATATCAGTACCGGCAAAGAATGTAATCAGCAAAGCAAATCAGTCTTCCTTACTAATTATCTTAATTGTATCAACTATATTTATAGCGACTATCCTATTAGTTAACTTATTCTTGAATCGACAGGTTGTTGTTCCTCTCAAACGCATGACTCGCATAGCTGAAGAAGTTAGTACGGGACACATGGAAGTTGAATTCGAGCAGATGTCTAATGATGAAATCGGTAATTTAGCTAAAGCCTTTAAACGGATGCAGTTAAGTTTAGAAATGGCAATGAAAAGAATCAAACGCACTCAGGGGGGCACAGGGGATTAA
- the rimP gene encoding ribosome maturation factor RimP, translated as MAHPLVPQIIDLATPVAEELGLEVVGVVFHTHQSPPVLRVDIRNPQQDTGLNDCERMSRALEASLDAAEIVPDTYVLEVSSPGISRQLVTDREFISFKGFPVIISTTPPYDGQQEWIGQLIRRDEITLYLNQKGRVVEIPRSLITKVQLDERR; from the coding sequence ATGGCTCATCCTTTAGTTCCACAAATTATTGATTTGGCGACACCAGTAGCAGAAGAACTGGGATTGGAAGTGGTTGGCGTGGTTTTTCACACTCACCAAAGTCCACCAGTATTGCGGGTAGACATTCGCAATCCTCAGCAAGACACCGGATTGAATGATTGTGAGAGGATGAGCCGTGCTTTAGAAGCCTCCTTAGATGCTGCGGAAATCGTTCCAGATACATACGTCTTGGAAGTGTCTAGTCCTGGTATTTCGCGGCAACTGGTAACAGACAGGGAGTTTATTTCCTTTAAAGGATTCCCTGTCATTATCTCCACAACGCCCCCCTACGACGGACAACAAGAGTGGATTGGTCAGTTGATTCGCCGGGATGAGATAACACTTTACTTAAACCAAAAAGGTCGTGTAGTCGAAATTCCCCGCTCCCTAATTACTAAGGTGCAGCTAGACGAGCGCCGATAA
- the nusA gene encoding transcription termination factor NusA — translation MSMVTLPGLKELIESISRERNLPRLAVQSAIREALLKGYERYRRAQNLERKQFDEDYFENFEVELDIDGEGFRVLSTKTIVEEVNNTDHQISLDEVQQVAPEAQLGDSVVLDVTPDQGEFGRMAAMQTKQVLAQKLRDQQRQMVQEEFQDLEGTVLQARVLRFERQSVVLAVSSGFGQPEVEAELPKREQLPNDNYRANATFKVYLKKVSQGQQRGPQLLVSRADAGLVVYLFANEVPEIEDEVVRIVAVAREANPPSRYVGPRTKIAVDTLDRDVDPVGACIGARGSRIQVVVNELRGEKIDVIRWSPDPATYIANALSPARVDEVRLMDPESRQTHVLVAEDQLSLAIGKEGQNVRLAARLTGWKIDIKDKAKYDYAGEDEKFTAVRAKYQTEEDDLELDEELEDENQDELEEEDSFDNNDDE, via the coding sequence ATGTCAATGGTTACTTTACCTGGATTAAAAGAATTAATTGAAAGTATAAGTCGTGAGCGGAATTTACCCCGTCTTGCAGTTCAATCAGCTATTAGAGAAGCACTATTAAAAGGCTACGAACGTTATCGTCGCGCCCAAAATTTAGAGCGAAAACAGTTTGACGAAGATTATTTTGAAAATTTTGAAGTAGAACTCGATATTGACGGAGAGGGATTTCGCGTTCTTTCCACCAAAACCATCGTTGAAGAAGTAAATAACACAGACCATCAGATTTCTCTAGACGAAGTTCAACAAGTAGCTCCCGAAGCGCAGTTAGGGGACTCTGTTGTGCTAGATGTGACTCCCGATCAAGGAGAATTTGGTCGGATGGCGGCAATGCAAACCAAGCAAGTATTGGCGCAAAAATTACGGGATCAACAGCGCCAGATGGTGCAAGAAGAGTTCCAAGATTTAGAAGGAACTGTTTTGCAAGCAAGAGTCCTACGGTTTGAGCGGCAATCTGTGGTTTTGGCAGTTAGCAGTGGCTTTGGTCAGCCAGAAGTAGAAGCCGAATTACCGAAGCGGGAACAGTTGCCTAACGATAATTATCGGGCAAATGCCACCTTCAAGGTATATCTGAAAAAAGTTTCCCAAGGTCAACAACGAGGGCCACAGTTGCTGGTGTCTCGTGCTGATGCAGGTTTAGTGGTTTACCTGTTTGCCAACGAAGTCCCAGAAATCGAAGATGAAGTGGTACGGATTGTTGCCGTAGCAAGGGAGGCAAACCCCCCCTCCCGTTATGTCGGTCCCCGGACTAAAATAGCAGTAGATACCCTCGATCGCGATGTCGATCCAGTTGGTGCTTGTATCGGAGCCAGGGGATCGCGAATTCAAGTGGTAGTCAACGAATTACGCGGTGAAAAAATAGATGTAATTCGCTGGTCGCCAGACCCAGCAACATACATCGCTAATGCTTTAAGTCCAGCACGGGTGGATGAAGTACGCCTCATGGACCCAGAATCCCGGCAAACTCACGTACTCGTGGCTGAAGATCAATTAAGTTTAGCTATTGGGAAAGAAGGACAAAACGTCCGTTTGGCAGCCCGCCTGACTGGTTGGAAAATAGACATCAAAGACAAAGCTAAATACGACTATGCCGGAGAAGATGAGAAATTTACCGCCGTCAGAGCAAAATATCAGACAGAGGAAGATGATCTTGAATTAGACGAAGAATTAGAAGATGAAAATCAGGACGAATTAGAAGAGGAGGATAGTTTTGACAATAACGATGACGAATAA
- the infB gene encoding translation initiation factor IF-2, translating to MTNGKVRIYELSKELNLDNKELLAICDQLSIAVKSHSSTISESEAENIRTAAEKLAATNVSAKKELGTTSHKPNSPPNGGRNRPAAPHKQQILEIRKPKILRNTTSNAPEASVANNTQAALSEANPPSPPRPFATPASPMKPAAPTRPVPRTQSETQEQPPVTDLEQTPNPSQAPEKVASQKPEKVVPPRPKSEKPQKPQLVAPPARPAAEVAQAEVAQVSDEPVSQADKPILKRDQRLRPVEGDREQIKPRVAKLPTDQSPQSAPQRQARPTPAPTRPEQRGNRPSAPSQLGEGQRPRPARPGESVAAAMPIATPPRQMSGIAGKSQGLGDEPVTPDLLDLKRPSPPRPTKGGKKWVEEEIIDEVKEKAKAGVKGKRIKPILDDEFEEDLLDDDDIDSPATVQVSLSIARPPKPKATRPVQMPGASLASAPTARGSRKPGSKSGSNRDHHNNRRQQEADTKRDRPEKVTITGPLTVQELSDVLAVPDTEIVKILFLKGMAVSITQNLDIPTITLVGKELEIEVETVEREAEARKITEMVGAEDQEYLHRRPPVVTIMGHVDHGKTTLLDSIRKTKVAAGEAGGITQHIGAYHVDVVHEGKPQQIVFLDTPGHEAFTAMRARGARVTDIAVLVVAADDGVRPQTIEAISHAQAAGVPIVVAINKIDKEGAQPERVKQELTQYGLTAEDWGGETIMVPVSAIRGENLDTLLEMILLVAEVGELSANPDRTAKGTVIEAHLDKAKGAVATLLIQNGTLHVGDILVAGSAFGKVRAMVDDRGKRVDIASPSFAVEVLGLSDVPAAGDEFEVFQNEKEARSLASDRADRQRLSRLLQGRVTLTTLSAQAQEGELKELNLILKGDVQGSVEAIVGALKQIPQNEVQIRMLLATAGEITETDIDLAAASNAVIIGFNTTFASGARQAADEAGVDVREYNVIYKLLEDIQDALEGLLEPELVEEPLGQTEVRAVFPVGRGAVAGCYVQSGKLVRNCKVRVRRGGKVIYEGVLDSLKRMKEDAREVNAGYECGVGMDKFNDWVEGDIIESYQMVTKRRTLTLTR from the coding sequence ATGACCAACGGCAAAGTTAGAATCTATGAATTATCAAAGGAATTGAATTTGGATAACAAAGAGCTACTAGCAATTTGCGACCAGCTCAGTATCGCGGTCAAAAGTCATAGCAGCACGATTTCAGAATCCGAGGCAGAAAACATCCGCACGGCAGCAGAAAAGCTCGCAGCTACGAATGTTTCAGCCAAAAAGGAACTAGGTACAACCAGCCATAAGCCAAATTCACCACCAAACGGCGGACGTAACCGACCTGCTGCACCCCACAAACAGCAAATTTTGGAAATACGCAAACCCAAAATATTGAGAAATACTACCTCCAACGCCCCAGAGGCGTCAGTTGCCAACAATACCCAAGCTGCCTTGTCTGAAGCTAATCCTCCCTCACCTCCACGGCCTTTTGCTACACCAGCCTCACCCATGAAGCCGGCGGCACCAACTCGACCTGTGCCCCGGACTCAATCTGAGACTCAAGAGCAACCTCCTGTCACCGACTTGGAACAAACACCTAATCCAAGTCAGGCACCGGAAAAAGTAGCATCCCAAAAACCGGAAAAAGTAGTTCCACCGAGACCGAAATCGGAAAAACCTCAAAAACCGCAATTAGTTGCCCCTCCGGCAAGACCGGCGGCAGAAGTAGCCCAAGCAGAAGTAGCCCAAGTGTCAGATGAGCCGGTATCTCAAGCAGATAAACCGATTCTTAAACGCGACCAACGGCTACGGCCCGTTGAAGGCGATCGCGAACAGATTAAACCCAGAGTTGCTAAACTGCCAACTGACCAGTCTCCACAATCTGCGCCACAAAGACAGGCCAGGCCTACCCCTGCACCCACCAGACCAGAGCAGAGAGGCAATCGACCATCTGCACCATCACAACTAGGAGAGGGGCAAAGACCCAGACCAGCGCGTCCTGGTGAATCTGTAGCAGCCGCAATGCCGATCGCTACTCCACCTAGACAAATGTCAGGAATAGCGGGCAAATCTCAAGGACTGGGTGATGAGCCAGTTACACCCGATCTCCTCGACTTAAAACGCCCAAGTCCGCCTCGCCCGACCAAAGGCGGCAAAAAGTGGGTAGAAGAGGAAATAATCGACGAAGTTAAAGAGAAGGCTAAAGCTGGCGTAAAAGGCAAGCGGATCAAGCCGATATTGGATGATGAATTTGAAGAAGATTTGTTGGATGATGACGATATCGACTCACCAGCAACCGTCCAAGTCAGCCTTTCCATCGCTCGTCCTCCCAAACCAAAAGCGACTCGACCTGTACAGATGCCGGGTGCAAGCCTTGCTAGCGCCCCAACTGCTAGAGGAAGTAGAAAACCTGGTTCTAAGTCTGGTTCTAACCGCGACCATCATAATAACCGTCGCCAACAAGAAGCTGATACAAAGCGCGATCGTCCCGAAAAGGTGACGATCACAGGGCCGTTAACTGTACAAGAACTGTCCGACGTTTTAGCCGTTCCTGATACAGAGATTGTCAAAATCCTGTTCCTCAAAGGCATGGCGGTGAGTATCACCCAAAATCTGGATATTCCCACAATTACCCTGGTAGGAAAAGAACTAGAAATAGAAGTCGAAACCGTCGAGCGAGAAGCTGAAGCTCGGAAAATTACGGAAATGGTCGGCGCAGAAGACCAAGAATATCTTCATCGCCGTCCGCCTGTCGTGACAATTATGGGTCACGTAGACCACGGTAAAACAACCCTGCTCGACTCAATCCGCAAAACCAAAGTGGCTGCTGGCGAAGCTGGCGGTATCACTCAGCACATTGGTGCGTACCATGTGGATGTGGTACATGAGGGCAAACCACAGCAGATAGTCTTCCTGGATACCCCTGGTCACGAAGCCTTTACAGCAATGCGGGCTAGAGGAGCTCGGGTAACAGACATTGCCGTGTTAGTAGTGGCTGCTGATGATGGTGTCCGTCCCCAAACCATTGAAGCTATTAGCCACGCTCAAGCTGCGGGAGTGCCAATTGTTGTTGCAATCAACAAGATTGATAAAGAAGGGGCACAGCCAGAGCGGGTGAAACAAGAACTGACCCAGTATGGTCTGACCGCAGAAGATTGGGGTGGTGAGACAATTATGGTTCCCGTGAGCGCCATCAGAGGTGAAAATCTGGATACGCTCTTAGAAATGATTCTCTTGGTAGCAGAAGTTGGAGAACTATCTGCTAACCCAGATCGTACCGCCAAAGGAACTGTCATTGAAGCACATCTGGATAAAGCCAAGGGAGCAGTTGCTACCCTGCTAATTCAGAATGGCACCCTGCATGTGGGAGATATCTTAGTAGCTGGCTCGGCCTTCGGTAAAGTCCGGGCGATGGTAGATGACAGAGGCAAGAGAGTGGATATCGCTTCTCCTTCCTTTGCTGTCGAGGTATTGGGGTTAAGTGATGTGCCAGCAGCAGGCGACGAGTTCGAGGTCTTCCAGAACGAGAAAGAAGCCAGATCCCTCGCTAGCGATCGCGCAGACAGACAACGCCTATCCCGCCTGTTACAGGGTCGTGTTACACTCACAACCCTATCGGCTCAAGCACAAGAAGGCGAGTTGAAAGAACTCAACTTGATCTTGAAGGGAGACGTACAAGGTTCCGTAGAAGCCATTGTGGGAGCGCTTAAGCAAATCCCCCAAAACGAAGTCCAAATTCGGATGCTGTTGGCTACTGCTGGGGAAATCACCGAGACAGATATCGACTTGGCAGCTGCCAGTAACGCTGTAATTATTGGCTTCAACACCACCTTCGCTAGTGGCGCTAGACAAGCCGCCGATGAAGCGGGCGTAGATGTCCGGGAATACAACGTCATCTACAAACTCCTAGAAGATATTCAAGATGCCTTGGAAGGTCTTTTGGAACCAGAGTTGGTGGAAGAACCCTTGGGTCAAACCGAAGTGCGTGCCGTCTTCCCAGTCGGCCGTGGTGCTGTTGCCGGTTGCTACGTTCAATCTGGCAAACTAGTTCGCAACTGCAAAGTCAGGGTACGACGCGGCGGTAAGGTGATTTATGAAGGTGTCCTTGATTCCCTAAAACGGATGAAAGAAGATGCCCGTGAAGTCAACGCCGGTTATGAATGCGGTGTCGGTATGGATAAATTCAATGATTGGGTCGAAGGTGACATCATCGAATCCTATCAGATGGTTACGAAGCGCCGCACTCTCACCTTAACGAGATAG
- a CDS encoding peptidoglycan-binding domain-containing protein: protein MWCGFGKSSATFAVTCLISASVVIADTGFAAPQRSYTPQQFRSVLRGLGYNVKVTNGPLTDEETKKAIREFQTGYKLKPVDGIAGPKTQDFAANIVQILHTNLNAVVKPNPPLPRDHFYGSRTEEVVKEYQKKYQLQETGIANLALRQKLNEEAKTVLSQPTTKPTAKPTAKPTAKPTATPTATPTATPTATPTATPTATPTATPTATPTATPTATPTATPTSTP, encoded by the coding sequence ATGTGGTGTGGTTTTGGAAAATCAAGCGCGACTTTTGCTGTTACTTGCCTGATAAGCGCTAGTGTGGTAATTGCAGACACAGGTTTCGCAGCACCTCAACGTAGCTATACGCCCCAGCAATTCCGTTCTGTGTTGCGAGGTCTAGGCTATAACGTCAAGGTAACAAATGGTCCTTTGACAGATGAGGAAACCAAAAAGGCAATTCGTGAATTTCAGACAGGTTATAAGCTAAAACCAGTTGATGGGATAGCAGGGCCAAAAACCCAAGATTTTGCTGCTAACATTGTTCAAATTCTGCACACAAATTTGAATGCAGTAGTCAAGCCTAATCCTCCCCTACCGCGCGATCATTTTTACGGTTCCCGCACGGAAGAAGTGGTGAAGGAGTATCAAAAGAAATATCAGTTGCAAGAAACTGGAATTGCTAATTTAGCACTCCGCCAAAAGCTGAATGAAGAAGCAAAGACAGTCTTGAGTCAACCAACAACGAAACCAACGGCTAAACCAACAGCTAAACCAACGGCTAAACCAACGGCTACACCGACAGCTACGCCAACGGCTACACCGACAGCTACGCCAACAGCTACACCAACAGCTACACCGACAGCTACACCAACTGCTACACCGACAGCTACGCCAACGGCTACACCGACAGCTACGCCAACATCTACACCCTAG